ATCACTTATTGAATTATTCTCCCCCGTACACTCCCTGATAATtcaatttattcttttttttttccactctgcaGTTTATGGAGCAGTTTCTGGAACGCTATAATGACCTTTTGACCCTGGACGACCTGGAGAACCTGTTGAACAGCCAACCGGAGGAGCAGTCCACCTTCTCCTCCGGGGTCAAAGCGGCCGAGTACCCCAAGTGGGCTGACGTACAAACACAGCCCGAGACCCCCTGGCTGCGCCTGCTGAAGGGTGCCCTGGCCAATCAGAAGCGCGCAGAGCCGGACAGGTCACGGAGGGGATGGAACCGGGGATGCTTTGGGCTGAAACTGGATCGCATCGGCTCCATGAGCGGACTGGGCTGTtagtggagagaggagagaaatagaGACTACTGACATCCTTCTTAGATTATaataaggaaaaacacacatgcaaaggcGTTCACCTGCAGTGAAGGATGTTTACATGTAGTATGGTGTAAACTTGCAGTGTTGCTAATGTCCAGCGTAGATCAGATGCTTCACACTATCGTGGCTGTTTAACAGTGCAACTGTAGTTAATTCCATGTTTAAGTGTTAAACTGAATATTAGAACATGTGAGCAATGTTTACATCAAATGAACATCTTTGATTGTTGGGCTTGTTTTTTAAGTGAATCGGAACTTTATGTATTTCTAGCTTTGTCTGCGTACGGTAAAAGTAAAGATGTTTAGACATTTTGTGGCCAGGGGATGGTGTTTAAAACCAGGTTTAATGGACATGGAGATCCAGAAGTTATGGCACCTGTAATTCCTgctgattgtttgttttatgtttccttATGATTTGCACGAATAAAACGCTTTGACATTTGCtgtgttctctgttttttctcgcAGAAATTCGAATAATTGTGAGATTCATCATTCACGTCCGTCCCACACCTGCATCCCAGTTTGTTCACTCTCTGTTGACAGGCGTCATCTCTATTTGTCCGTCAAAGTAGAGCTTCAAATTCTCctgacagatttttatttttaacctctTGGTGCTTAATAAATCCTCTGGTGGCTGTATAAGGAAGTTACATTTCTTCCGCAGTCATTCTGGAGTATAGGTGGCCAATTCTAATGACTGCTTTATGTATGAGGCCCCTGTGCTGCTGATTTTATTCTGGAATTACAGATATCTCAAGATCCCATGGCTGAAAATCTTGAAGCATTACACAGGGAAATGGGAGTCAATATTCTGACATCTTTGTCAGGTAATCTcatattatatttacagaatatgTACATGTAAATATGATGCAATTCTATATTTAATGATCGTACTGACAGTTCTTGTACCACTATTGTGCCCAGTTTGAGAACATTACATGAACAGCTTTTTTCAGACTCAAAGGCCATGCTCAAAGGTTCATGTGGGCAAAAAAGGAGGTTAATTATAGGTGTTTTATTGGGTGAATCTGTTAACGGCtgtacagtttttaaaaacaaacttggaaacatttcagaaaGAAGTTACACTGCTGTTGCAAAAACCTTGATATACAGTGTGAGACCAACAATGACACGGTAGTGTGTTGCTTTCACTCTgagtgaacacacactcactcagtgTGAGACTGTAACTGGTCCACTGACTAGTAAATGTAGGAACATATTCAGAACATCTGTTCAACACTGGTAGTTATTAAGTAACCAAATTGGAGGAagtttttaaatggaaattaatAGTCAACAATTCTGGTAACTGATTTaccgtttaagtcattttatcaaacaaaaaagtcaGACATTCACTGGTTTGACACTCAAATTGAAAGgcttcctgcttttctttgtgttttaaatcagCGAAACTTGAATATCTTTCAGTTTTAGATTAtggctcagacaaaacaaacaatctgaagatgtcGCCTTGGACTATGATGggaatttttcattattgtctgacatttttatacactaaaaataatcgacagattacaatgaatgattaaaataatatatataactataacaatagttagttgcagccttacacATAATAAGGTAATGAAAGctattttgtaaaatgtgttgtCCATGTATTACTTTATATCAATTCTGGTAGTTGGGTTGAATTTCGGAGACTGATGTAAATAAGTATTTAGGTGCAGTTTTCTAGCACAACACTAGATGGTAGTCTGAGTCTAGGGTTGTTTATCTGTTACCACATTGAGCTGCCCTCTAGACTTTGTACTGAACTTTAATACAGGATACAAATTGTATAAATGTAGCTGAAGGCCTtttttacatgcacacatgacTTTGCACAGATCactaaactgacattttattgttacTGTACTTTCTGTCAAAGTAAATTATTACAAAATTCATATATATttctatgtacagtaaataaataatactaaGTTAAATGAATGTTGCTGTGATTGTTGCTGtatcaaatacatttcattcattttacagtgaTCTTTCCActgaactaaaataaaaatgttcccAGATATTTTATTCCATGGTTTATTTATTCCACCAATTTCCTCTCTACAATCAGCAGAGTTCGGCTGTTGTGATACATATGCAGAACATGTGATCTGTATTATGCAGCATTTACAGTACTGAGAGTATATCATGGCCAAAGTGTTGACTAGCCAGCCAGCATCTAATCTTAGCCTGACCTTTAGTTCCCCTCTTTGACCTTAAGCTGCAAAGCAGAGGCCAAGACCGGCATGCATGCACTCGGGGTTTTGGTAGTTCAGCTATGCCTGGACCATTGGACCCCAGCCATAAAACTCGCCCgcactgtccagttttggtgcaTAGTGACATGTTACTGAATGTGCACATTCATGGTGACAGGATGCCATGCCACAGGTAAggttttggttcactgtcagAACTACCCAGTGGTGAGCCCCAGTATGCAGCCAGAGAGACAATTCCAACAGGAATCAATTTGAATGACCCTCTGGTTTAAACTGACATCCTCATTATTCAGATACCGCCAGGAGTGCTTTCTTTTCAAAGAAGTGCTGTTGCCAGACAAATGAGTCAAAActccgggaaaaaaaaaagaaagaaagaaagaaaaaaaagagactgacaAGGCatgttttgtcatattttgtgtgCAATGAATAAAAGTGAAGACAGTCATTTTGCAGCAGCGTAACACATTGCCAGGACCTTGAGTGCAGGGCTTCTGTTCAGACAAAGGAACCTGTCTTTCTATGAATGTGTCTTTCTATGTTTTTTAGCCTCCGGATTCTGTTCTGTTCAGTCATTTAATAACCTGAAAAAGGCAACAATTTGACTGAGAAAATAGACTGACGACGCCTCCTCTGCACATGCGTAATGATCAGATGAGTTGAGTTAACCAAGACTCAACTTTTGACTTCTGCTTAGGGatggaagaggcagagaaagaggggtGAGCGGCTGAAAGTGAAGGGTCATGGTCTTTGCACATTAAATGTCAGAGTCAGAAGACAGAGATTTGATCCCTCGTTtgctccctctgtgtctgtgagtgtctgtgtttaCTGAGAAGGTCACTGAGGgacccctctttttttttcagtccccTATATGAGGACCTTAATATCTGAGAATGTGTACCTGGGCCTCTTTAAGGTGGCAACACAAGGCAGGCTTGATGACACTGGAGCTGTGcctgaaataatgtaaattataCAAAATACTCCCAAGCTTGAGGCCTATAATTAGCAGCAGAGATGGGATGACAAGAGAGAAGCGCTAAggctgtttaaataaaatgaagtgcGGTTGCAGAGGCCAGTTTGCATGCCTCTCTGCAAGCTGACGACCTTGACATTCAGAGGGGGCGGGGCAAGGAGCAGTGACCATTGGGGGGGGGTGTGGCTTTAAACTCTGGTTAATCATAAAAGCACACAGCTTAACTTTGCTCTTCCTCACTCACACCCGGAGTCGCAAGACAGATTGAGGCATCTCACAAACGGTAAATACCTTCAATGAGGAAATGATTTGAGCCCGAGAGGGTCTGGAAGCTGCAGGGCCCCAGCAACAGGCTGCAGGACTGAACAACTAGATTTAGATCACCTGGGGAAAATCTGCATGGGCTTGACTGAACTTTATGAtctcattttctttaaaatgaggcgcaaaaaaattgttttgctATATGTGAGTTTACTTTTGAAGATGTGAAATTGTAGTTTTGTTTAGATTTAGAGTCATTTCTACGCTTTCAGGGAAAGTTCTTGTCTTGTAACTTGGACCAACAACTGCAGGCTGCAGCTCCTTTTCTTGAACTGTGTTCACAGGCAGCTTATCAGAGGAATACTTTTGCATGTTCATTTTAAGTCTGTGCTTATCTAAACACACAGTCTAAGCAATTGCCTCTCGTCAAGTGAATGCTAATATATGTCATCATAAATGTTGGTTTATCAGTATTTAACAGGAGCCATTACTCttcttttcttactttctcctctgtctgcctccaGAGGACTAGACCAACCCAGGCAAAATGGTGAAAGTCGGTATCAATGGGTaagagaactttttttttatcccttcaCTTAAAAAAATTCCTGAGTTAAACTAACTAAATAAGCAACACACACTTAACTTCAACACTCATTCTTTTGCACCCCCAACTCACAATGTCACACCACAGCATTTAACCATGATTTATTATAATAGCTGCCTTGGTTCAATTTTCAGAATGCACTGCCCGTTCTTCTTAACGCTTATATAAATGTTTGCTTgcacgtttaaaaaaaaaaaaaaaaatcatcacgCAAGCTATTTCTCActgtaattgtttttctctaagatgtttttaaaaaatacacacaaatgatGAATGACAGACAATATGTGGGTTCGACTTCCAAAAAACAGCACCTCTGTATCCAAAGGAGAATTTAACCACATTACTGAAATATAAAGGACGACGAAGACGTTCAGACAATGCAGTAGGATatgaaatgatttgatttgGTACCAGTGATAGTTCATGGATACTGAAGACAGTTAAAAGATTAAACTACCAATATTTTCGGTTGAGAGTCTTGAAGCTATAAGACCCTTCCAAAGAATCCACAGCATTTATAGTCCTCAGTATGGGGGACTAACACTATAAAGAAACTGGTTCAGGCTGGTCTCTTATATAGCTCATTCCTATAATAATTAGATGAGTCTTCAGCTTTGACTTTCTCGACCTGAATAGCAGGACAAACCGCACCCTTTTTGATAAAGTAATAGTGACACCGTATGGCTGCTGgagaaggaaaaatgttttgtaatacAGAGACACATACACCAGCCTGTGGACAGTCACCTGGCTGTTCTCATGTGTCTCTTGATCTTTGAACTTTGGCCCTCAGCAGATAACGTTGTGGGCATTGGCTTCAACAGGGGACTGTTTTTGTGCAGTGTGAAGCAAGTGGCAGGGGACCTGTGTAACCTAAATGTCACGGAACACACACAATCTGACGTTAAAGTCTACCTATCTGTCCCACGGATCTGTTCTTTGTCTCTCCGCCCGGCCCCCCAGTGTCTGAGGACAGAGTGTATCTGTGCCAGGATTTTGGACCTGTAGTTAAAAAGTAACTCAGCCGCTGATCAAACAGTGCGCTGCCGTCACCAGGATTACCCCATTAGAGGTTCATTTCGAACTTCAGCGAGGAGAGCGTGAGAGCTGTGCAGCCATAAACTCTGCAACACAAACCGCCCTCGGCCCCTCCTCCTGAACCCTGCCCTTTCTTGGGCTGTGGTTTCAGGTCTCCTGCATGGGGGCTATGTATCCCACACAAGGGAAAAAGCTAGAACCCTGATGTGAAGTAGGCCTTGCTGAAGCTGAAGTGAATGTCAAAAATCCAATTTCACAAAATAAGGACTGATTTTTCAGACTGATTAATATCCACTTAATAAGCACCTGCAGCTCCATTTCACAGTAACTCAGAGATCACATCAGTCAATGACTTTTGTCAGAGTTACCTGGTGTCATACCACCATCTAGAGGCCAGACTAAGAAACAACACTATTCACTTTTCAGATTTGGCCGCATTGGTCGTCTGGTGACCCGTGCTGCTGTCCTCTCCAAGAAGGTTGAGATCGTGGCCATCAATGACCCTTTCATTGATCTGGAATACATGGTGAGTCAAGAAGACTGTGTGAAGTACAAGGCTTTAGGGTTTGAAATCAATACCAGCCATAAGCAACATGCTGGTGTTGGGTGATCTTCGGTAGCCTTTTCAGTTCTTTTAGGGGGTTTGGCAAATCTGTGGTAGATGAGAATCACTCAGGAatatgatgaatttaaaatgctGTGTAAATTATTTGTTAGTGTGATTTCCAACCAGATGAgaaattaatgcattaatttgGCAAGTTTTATCTTGCGTCTACGATGCACACTCTTGTCAGCTGCCATAGTTTGGTGACGGCTGTCTCAGGAATTCCCATCCTCATCTCgtcctctcatctcttccttAGGTCTACATGTTCAAGTATGACTCTACCCACGGTCGCTTCCACGGTGAGGTCAAGGCTGAGGGCGACAAGCTGGTCATTGACGGACACAAAATCACAGTTTTCCACGAGTGAGCTCAATTGGCGTCTTTTGTATTAAACTATCCAGACTTTTAATGCAGCGAGGCCTGCCAATTTCAATACAATCTCACAAGCATACACAAAGGAAGAACTGAGTAGGCATTCATTGTGACTCTAAtccctcttctctgcctctttttgcaGGAGGGACCCCTCCCACATCAAATGGGGTGATGCTGGTGCCCAGTATGTGGTTGAGTCCACTGGTGTATTCACCACCATTGAGAAGGCCTCTGTACGTATTTTTCAACATATAACAT
This sequence is a window from Xiphias gladius isolate SHS-SW01 ecotype Sanya breed wild chromosome 22, ASM1685928v1, whole genome shotgun sequence. Protein-coding genes within it:
- the wu:fj39g12 gene encoding C-type natriuretic peptide 1, coding for MLCPVLLCATLLLLKPLEITEARALHPSPDAVQFMEQFLERYNDLLTLDDLENLLNSQPEEQSTFSSGVKAAEYPKWADVQTQPETPWLRLLKGALANQKRAEPDRSRRGWNRGCFGLKLDRIGSMSGLGC